The sequence AATGGAATGCCATTTTTTGATGAAAGATTGTGTTTGTGTTTGGTACTTGTCTCACTGAACATATGATCAATGGGCAATCATTCTCTGAAATATTGTtcactttttgaaaatactgtTTTCATGGAGAACTGATTTACAGGGgtttgctttcaaattaaattCTGATTATTTCAATATAAGATAAATGACATGTCATTAGGGTTTATTCATATTTGTGAGTTTGTAATGTTAACACTAAGCTCTATTGGGCAGCCTGCCGCAGGTCAGCTGGTCAAAGCTCAAAAGACTCGAGCTCTTTCTACAagtgttttggaaaattttgctGCTGTTGTATCCCGGTGTACATACTGTGTTGAATTAAGAGTTcgtttgataatgtttttgaaaaatattaacaaattaaaaaaaagaatttttataaatattaggTTTGTTCCATGTGCAAGTCACGTGAACTACCAACTAATAGcgtatatttttatatttaaatttggttttaataattattattgattttatgattgagcttgaattttttctattttaaaatatttatatttattaaatgattatattaatagttaaaatcatattattcgAGAGAagataaagattaaattttattcattcttttgaaaagaaataatctttcaaattgtaatataataatatacCATCTAAATCAAAATTGCAAATAagtttttatgataaattaataaattatttatttatttttattaatattttaattttgttcaaaattgaaattaagtcttataataatttaataaatttattatttattttttatatttcttcttattcatatttttttcctttctttattagtaaattcaaatataaactcaaatatatAACAATTGTTtagaaatattgaaattaaaaggaTTATGACATCTCTATTCATATGTTCtagtattagtattttgaataaaaaaatttaatattaaatagaaaataattaattatttttattaacttaattaatcaTCAAGAATataattatacttaatttaatttattctttattatttaatggacaatcatatttgttgaagtttgaaaactaaaataataatcttatttaaataaaattttcaactcttataaaattttaaaatatatatatatatataattttattttaaaatgtatgaaataaaagtgaaaatattgaaaaaaaaaaccttagttTTGTAACCCATAttacaattagaaaatataattttcctagccgttaggttttttttttttttttttttttaatattttatattgatgGGTGTCTTTTTATGGGGAGCGGTCTGGGTTGAGAAGACTCGGGTTGGGTAGATGGGAATCGGATCGAGTTGAAAAGAATTCGGGCCAactccaaaaccctaacccGGGTCCCAGCCTTGGTTCCTCTGGGGTGTTCCAGAAAGGAACCtttgtgtatttatttttctttttgcttgatACCTCGAGTGTTTCGTTGGTTTTGGTCCAAAATTGAAGCAGAATGGAGAAATCAGGAGAGCAAATGGTGGATGTGAGGTCGGTGGTCGAAGCCATTTCGACTGATAATGAAGATGCACCTTTGTACCAGGTCGAGAGCCTCTGCATGCGCTGCACCCAAAACGTATGTGCtctcttttttctcattctctctgtatattatttgtttagtttcaattttttggtATCAGTCTGTAAAAGTTGTGGATAAATGCTAAAGAAGATGACTTGTttgctagtttttttttctgaaaCCCAACTTGTTTATTGTTAACAGGGAACAACAAGGTTTTTGTTTACTGAAATTCCACACTTCAGGAAGGTGTGCCCCTCAATTTGCcttcttatgatttttttttcttttattttctgtaCAAGGGTTTCTAAAAGAAGCGCACTTTTGGGCTTTTATGGCTGTGTTTCTTTAAGCTGTTAAGTAAGTTCAGTTTTTATTCTCTGGTCCTGAAATTCTCTTTGCAGATATTGTTGTCAGCCTTTGAATGCCCACATTGTGGTGAGAggtaaactaaaattttcattaaggCTGTGAGGGTTTCAAATTATATAGATCAATTGAAATTTGGCCTTTTATAAGAGATTTAATCTCTTGTTATTGTTTTTCCCTCAGGAACAATGAAGTTCAGTTTGCTGGTGAATTACAACCCAGAGGGTGTTCTTACAGTCTGCATTTTTCAGCGGGTGATCAGAAGGTTGTGTCAGCTTGAATGAAATATCTATGAGATGTTATTCCACGGTTATGTTCATTTGTATAAAGATCTTTGAGATGTTTATGAGTGTCTATGCatttatatgtaaattaacTTGGTTCTCTCTCTCTTGCTCTCTCCCCTATCCCTGCCTTTCTTATTGTTAACCATCTTTGTTATTGTTGTCCTTCTTCACCAACTGTTGGAATCTTTAATTCACATCTGCTCATCTCTTCTCAATGACACTTAATCAATAAGCATTCCCTTATTTTATTGCCCCTcagtgctttttcttttgtgcAAGTAACTTTATTTGTTTCTAGTCTTTTACACAAGAAGCTCTTGAAAACTCATCTTTCTTTCGTTGGTTCTGTTTAATTTTCATCATAGAGCagacttgcatttttctttttattgagcTTTTTTTTGCATAAGAGCTTGTTTTCCTCTACTCTAATGTGCAtgtgaattattttgagtttttttttttttctctctctctttctgtgGTGTATTTGTTTTTCATAGCTGGTGAAGaacaatatgttttatttagaTGTGAGTGTTAGACTAATGGGTTTCTGCAATACAGATGCTCAACCGACAGGTAGTGAAATCAGAATCTGCCACTATCAAGGTACTTTGTAGTTTTTCCTGCTTAGTTTGTAAAATGAGTTCTCATGCTTTTTTAACAGTTATCATATGTTACAAGTTTTAAAACTTCTTTTCTTGTATTGGAATTTTAATTCCTgttgtttttagtttcatatTAAATGAACTAACCAGCACTGGCATAGTGAGTTAGAATTTAGGATACTGATGAGAACGTAGGAGACCGTGCCTCCTTGAGAATCTGAAGGTGAGGTGATAAACTGACATATTCCAATGTTTACATGAATTCTGATATTTCCTTCTTCCTTGCATCAGTAACCCCTGGTAGATTGCCATTAATTGTAAGAGTACAAAACCATCAGAACCGAGtattttctatttatgtttgattgctCCTGTGCTTCAGCAGTTTTCCTTTACATAAGGACTCAGGGTTGCTAGGGTTTTTTCAATGACAAAGTAGGGGATAAATTTTTCCTTCTGAACATCACTAAACTTGGCTTGCTGGAGCAAAACCGTGACATGTacttcctataaaaaaaaaaaaaaaccgtgaCATGTACTAGATTGCAATCCAGATCCCAAATCTCTAGTATAATACCGTTTTATGGTTAGGCTCTATTGTACATGTTGATGAAATTTAGGCCGAATATTCCTTTtgaccaatgttttaaaaggccaAAGGTGGACTTGAGGTGTTTTGCCTAAATGAGGCAGGACATAAGCCTCAAGTTGGAACAAGGCATAAGCCTTAacttaaacaaaaagaaataataaaaggaaacaggagtttaaaaaatgaaaaatactataaaatcacttatcaaaacaaaaaaaaaaacctaataaaatcatatgaaatttgaataataGGAAATCATACAATTCATAATTATCAAATTAGTTGTTTGCCATTgttagtaatttttaattttgttgacgAGAGACAAAAGTTTTGATGTAGATCAATAGCCAATGAAATGGTGGATCAACAAAGATGGTCAGAAGAGGATGGTGCagtttttaagatttattttgaaaagacttATGATCATGTGTTTTGAGGCTTTTTGGATCAAGCATTAGAAAGAAAGGGATTTAGTACTAGATGGAGGTCTTGGTTGAGGGGTTTCTTGTCTTTAACAAATTTTGGGGTAACTTGAGATTTTAGACAAGGAgatcctttttcattttttcctttaccATTGTAACTAATGTCTTAAGCAAGATAATGTTGAAAACAAAGGAGAGTGGTACCTTGGAAGGTTTCCTAGTAGGATGGAGTAGAAGTAGAGTGTCACATTTGCAGTTTGTAGATGATACCATCTTTTCTTCAAGAGTTAGCATGGAAGATTTGTAAAACCTAAGCTAATCTTGATGGTTTTAGGCATATTCAGGACTTTAGATTAATTTAGATGAGCATTTTTTTCTAGTATCAATATGAGCTAGGATTGGATTACTAGATTTGCTTCAACGCTTGATTGTAAAGTTTTTGAGTCGCCCTTGACCTAGGAGGGAATCCAAAGGTTAATGCTTTCTAGGATTTGTGGTTGACCAAAATTTTGTGGTCGGATGGATGGAAAAATAACCTTTTTGTCTTTAGGAGAAAGTGTAACtctaatttaatcttttttgtCTCACATTCCTAATTACTTCCTTTTTTTGTGCAAGATTTCATCAACAATACCAACAAAGATCGAGAAACTAGAGGGATTTTCTTTGCTCAAGTTTTGAGGAGGGAAAAAAAGATCATCTCTTTAGTTGGAATCTAGTGTGCAAGCCTAACATGGAAAGGGGTTTAGGGTGGGAAGATTTCATTAGGGAATAGAATCCACTTAGAGAAGTGGGTTTGGAGGTTTTCCAGGGAAAATGTTGTTCTTTGGCATAAGATAATATTGAGTATGAATAGACACGCTTCAATGGCTATGGTGCCAACGTTCTAGTTAGGTGGACACATCAGTGCCCTTAGAAGGCGATTACATAGGTTTTATAAGATTTCTCTAGACATACTCATTTTGTGGTGGGTGATGAGTCAAGGATTCGTTTTTGGTAAGACTtgtttggggggggggggaatcAATTCTATGCtctcaattttcaaatctttcaagaGTCATGATAGTTAGAAATACTTCTATTTCATTTATCCTTGGtatctcttttcatttttcttagatCATTAACTTTTGTTGTAAccttattgatttgaaaataaagaacaacCTTGAAAGATTTATGTCCTTTCTCTCTCAGGCACTTGTCACTATTTGTCCTTAACGTGAGAGTTTGGTCATTGTCTTTTTTAGGCTTATTTATAGTGCAATCTTGCCTTTTAGTCTGGTTCAATCTATAAACTCCTATTCATTTTTCTCTAGCTAAATTTATATGGAATTGTAAAAATCTCATCTAAGGTCAAGACCTTTGCATGATTAGTGGTAATAAGAAGGGTGATACTAATGACTTGTTATAGGTGAGAAGATCTTACTAAGCCCTTTGTTCTGATTGTTTCATTGTATGTATGGAGAGTGGAGAATtaattgatcatattttttttggacTGTTTGATGACTTTGGGCCATGGCATAGGCTATTTAGACTAGCAAGGATAGATTGGGTTCCTCCTAGGAGCATAAGTGACATGATGACCATttcattttagggtttagggaGTATGGTTAGAGGCAAAATTCTATATCAAGTTGCTTGCCTAACTCTGATTTAGATAAGTATGGTGGGAAAGAAATTCAAGGATTTTGTGGGTAGGTGGAGAACTATAGAGTTGATATGGGAGGTAATTTATATTCCTCCTTTTCGGCCTCAACAATTTACTTTCAAAGGCATCTTCTCAATGTTTTTTAGCTCAATTGAATTTTGTGTGTCGATCAAAAGGGTTAAAATGACAAAGTGTGGAAGTGGAGCAAAGCTTTGATTTCTTTTGTAGATGTATTGATCTCTATAAAGAGTAGAGTCgctttttctttgtttagtgGCATGTGGTACTATATTGAAGTGTGTCTTGTTTGTATGTTCTTTTGATCAGAGTGTGTTTATTTGGGAAGGATTCTTCATTCTTTACATTTACTTTTAAATCCTtatcaattaatattttgtttctgataaaaaaaaaaaatgtttctaatttagtttcactttctttattttaaaatccaaCTCTCTCTCATGCTTCATCAATAATCTTAAGCACTACCGTTACTATCACTAGTAGGATCTCTAAGGAATCATAATAATATCCAATTGCTTTTTTTATCCTCCTCATCAATATTGATGTCCACCTATTACTTCTTTATCGACCAATTGCACTggtcttttcctttatttatcaataataagataataattatatatgtacTCAGCCATTATAGTGGTCaacaattcctttattttttcctctcaatcatttttttctagCTAACTAAGTTCTTACTTTGTAAAGCCTTAACCTTAGTCTTGGACCCAATAACAAAACTTGTAAATCTATGCCCACAGCACAAACATTGAATATAGAGTTTAAACCTCTTATAAAGTACATATCAAAAGCCCATAAAGGCcctaaatcaattaaaaccctTTGCATATTTGAAGCTTAAGCTTAATAGCCTTAGGCTATACTTAAGGTTGTAAGTCACAATGAATGAGGCTTAAGCCTTGATGACCTTATATTGAGGCTACAACCTCAAGGTTAATTTGCATATCATTGACTTGAGGCAAGTCTTGGGCATAATCCTCAATAGCTTTTAAAAACATTGCTTTTGACAATTAAATTGAAAAGGAGATAGGAAAAGGTCCATGTTCAAGGGAAGTATAGAAAAGAGAGCTTTTAACTAAAGTGGCTACTATTGCTCTTTTAAACTAATGGACTAAaattgaagatggaattttataaattgaaattgGATTTTGGTTTCTTCTTATTGATGCTTTGTATTTATTCAGGATAAGAGTTGGGAATTTTGAGAGGCCCCATTGGTTGGAGGCTGTTTGCCAAGTACATGATAGTTCCATTTGCTGACTGTGAGATGTTGGGTAAAAGcagataaaatatatttgaagaaTCGTTTGCAAATGCTCTaccaaaagaataaaaggaaacCCAAAAGCAAGGCAAATAAGCATGAACATGAAATGAAGGGACTGCTTAGCTTTAGTTTGGGGTTAAGAGCTTCATTACAGAATTTTGATCTCAGGTTTGTCCTATTTTTATGGACATTTTTTTGCATTGGAAGAATGCTTTCTCAGGATTGCTAACCCATTGTATAATTTTGTCAAGTCCTGTTGGATTttttgggaagacttgtggATGGGGAATCAACCTTTGGCTTTGCAATTTCCGAAACTTACCAGGTTTCATCAGTTTGAAATTCTTCTATTTCCATCTATCATTGgactttctcttcttctttcttagAATTTTAACTTTCAATGAAACCTCACTAGTTTTAGAGATAAAGGATCTTGAAAGACTCATGTCCATTCTCAATAGTATTAACCCATTACCATAATCCCTAGATGTGAGAGCTTGGTCTTTTGACCTTTTGGCTTATTTTTGGTCAAATCTTTTTCCATATCTTTATCAAATCAATCTACTTCAGCTCTCTTGTCTCCTTCTAATCTCATTTGGAATCAAAAAGGCCCATCAAAGGTCAAggcctttgcttggttagtagcCAATTAATACCAATGATGTGCTTCAAGTAAGAAGACCTTTCAAAGCCCTTAGCCCAGATTGTTGCACTCTATGTATGAGCCATGGAGAATCGATAGATCACCTTTTTTTGGACTGTTCAATGACTATAGAGTTGTGGTATAAGTTTTTAAGACTGGCCaacttggtttgggttccttttAGAAGTGTACGTGACATATTAACCATTCTTTTGGGGGTTGGGGAGCATGGATAGGGGCAAAGTCCTATAGCATATGCTTATCTACTTGATTCAATAGTATAGCGGGAAAGAAATGAAGGATCTTTGCGGACATTGAAAATGTTATGGGCATAGTCCATTTCTATTCATCATTTTGGGCATCTACTACTATAGCTTTCAAAGGCATTCCTCTCAATTTATTAACTCGATTGAATTTCGATATGTAGTTCAAGAGTGTCAAAAGAGTAATGTTGAGATGTTTTAATGTCTcttgattcttttttcttttcctttgtttgttCAGGTTTGTCATTAGGTAagaatttctcatccttctcaatGTTACTTTGTTAATGAAAATGCTTTTGTTtctgattagaaaaaaaatgttcattcTTACAGGTGTTGTTCATGTGTTTTTAATCAAGATTGATTACCTGCTTCGCCTTTTATTCTACTACAATGAATTCAAAGTCATATTGTAAGGAACTTCTTTAAATTTTAGTCATGAGTAtggttcttcattttctctcagcCTTTTATGCATATATGTCAGATTCctgaattggattttgagatcCCTCCAGAGGCTCAGCGTGGAAGTCTATCAACAGTATTTCCTTTACTCCCTACTCATAGTtcgatttttttcttcactggTTGAACTCTAACTAGCTGCTTTTGTGGATGGATGCTCCCACTTCTGGCTGCTTTGGTTAATATTCTTTACTCATTCATCACCTGGATTTTATGCAGGGTTATTCCCTATTGCacttcttgattttattttttttcaataattgaaCTGTAACTGACTTCTCAAGTAATAGATATAGTGCCAATGTGGTCTCTGAGTTCAAGAGTACCAGTATTAGTCTTTAAGAACGCTAGTACATCATGCTTGATTTACCAACACCTGAGCAGCCATAAACCTCTCATAACTATTTCGACCATACAACTTGGTGATCCATATctcttgtatttattttaattgaaagaaACTGCTTGATGAAATCAATTTAAAAGTACAAGAAGGATGAGCTAGAAATTCGTTATCTAACaattgtttttatcttttagatCACAGTTTCTGTGCTTCTTGCAGAATTATGTGTTTCTACAGATTTTTTGTCCTTTCTTTATGCTATCTAAATCTGTTTCCAATTTTTAGGTGGAAGGAATATTGACAAAAGCCGTGGATGATTTACAGGCCCTTCAAGAAGAACGCAAGGTGTACTTCTAGATTTGAATGTATGTTTCTATTTGATATCAAATGTTTTCTTTCTCAGCACCTATATAATCTATCTTATATGGTTTCTCAGAAAGTGGATTCTCAGACTGCGGAAGCAATAGATCAGTTTTTGTTAAAATTGAAGGCTTGTGCAACAGGAGATTCATCTTTCACCTTCAACCTGGATGATCCTGCTGGCAACAGCTTCATTGAGAACCCGTAAgagcatttgttttttttttttaattggaaggGAAACTTTTGCCTTTTAACTTGTGCTGTCCCTTTTAGGTATATGGTTGAGATAGAGTGTTATTTAGTTTACTGAATACTTGAGCATTCCTCTAAAGCAGAAAATTCGACAAGAGctttaaggttttctctcttttttgtgATTCTCTTAGCTGAGAAAGACAAATCAACCTTCTCTTGCTTGCAGTGTTAATTACTTGTTATGTGTGTATAACTTTCTCCTTCTTTTGTAAATATTGAAgtcattttccttctttcaaattaatttttaaccttATTTTGCTTGATTATAGTCTAAAGAGGATTTGATTAAATTGGAAATAGGTTTGCTCCATCTCCGGATCCATCATTAACTATCAAGTTCTACAAGCGAAGCCCTGAGCAACAAGCATCATTGGGCTACCTTGTTGACTCATCACAGTTGGGAGAGTCTTGTGATGAGGAGTCAATAAAAGAAGTACGGAATACATCTGATCAATGAAAAGAGAACCACATGGATCAATTGGAGCCGCAGCCGGCCATCGAGCTATTGCTCAGGTTAATAGTGCAGAGATTGCTGAAAATTTGTTTCGATATTCTACACCAGAAGAGGTATGACAGTTGTTTTCAGTTAACAAAGGTTACATGCTTTCTCCATTTCCTTATGACTTCATGTATTACACCTGTTGTGTTCTGTTTTTGTGTGACAGGTAATGACTTTCCCATCAACATGTGGAGCTTGTGCTGCAAGATGCGAGACCCGAATGTTTGTCACCAGTATACTTCTTAGCTTTTTTCCATCTCCCTTGAGATGTTGCAGCATGTCATGTTTAAACAGATTGACATGAATGGTTAAATTAGTTACCTTCTTTAACTTTCTTGATAGTTTGCAGAGGTTTGTtttgatattgaaaaaaaaaaaaaaaaactagtttcCTCCTCTTTTTTTGGATCAAAATTAAGCTAGAATTCTTATCCtatttgaggggaaaaaaaaccttGGCCAGTACTCTCTTTATTaatcatacattttttttaatctttttttttttgtaggaaaCAACAATGAATTATATTGAAAAAGGATTTAAGAAGTAcaaatccatatttttaatcttgTTAGCATGGAATTTAATGTGGCAAATAAGAAACTTTCTTTAATGCTGTCTCTAGTGATAACTAATCAACTTACTTGCAGACATTCCATATTTCCAAGAAGTAATTGTTATGGCTTCATCTTGTGATGGTTGTGGCTACCGAAATTCCGAGGTTTGTCATTTTGTGCTCAtagtaaacaaaataattttattaattgaaaagtGGAATTGCAAAATAGCAATCAGAAGGATGGGGTTTCTTCAAGAAAAAGAATCAAAAACCCAAAACCGATGAACCCTTCTATGACCTGAATCCTTCTTTGCTTCTATGTTTGTTAGAAGCTCAAAATCCCCCAATCTCATGATTGCCTAGCTAACAATATAAGAAGCCTGAAACCTATCCAAAAAAAGACCCCTGAAATCCAAGCTTAGAGCCTAGCTCCCTACTCTATATCATATGCTTATAAATCTCTCCCTCTCTGTGCAGTTGAAGCCTGGTGGTCGAATTCCtgataaaggaaagaaaattactGTTTGTGTGAAGAATGTTAATGATCTAAGCCGTGATGTAATAAAGGTttgttattattcttttaaaacttCTTGTATGTGCTATGCAATCAAAACCTGCCTTTGTTCACTTGTTTTTCACCTGGCGTTGGTCTGCAATAGTGACCtcatattataattttgttctaatttcttttctattttccttttttaaaccTTGCATGCAGCAGTGGCTTGTGAGAATATaccaattttattaatttacatCCTATAAGCAATTTTAATTTGGTTCGTCCAGTGGGAGGGAAATTTCAATAGTAGTTAATAAATTTTTCAGTCTTAACACACTATCATAATGCATGTACTCTTGTTGCATCCTTTGTTTTCCTCCTGTGTACTTGGGGTGCACCCTCTGCTCTTTTGCTTGACATCTTTTATGTGTATTCTAGTTTACCTATAAAAGAAATGCATGTACTTTTGTCCTGTATTGAATGATAAAAAGCTAGAGGTAGTTGGTTTTGAAGCAGAGACCTCTCcgaaaaacaagtgaaaacaactaaaatatgttcttggaaaatattttaagctttgtttgggaagtgttttcaaaaatagttctgaaaacagttttttataacagtttttgaaaattatgctCTAaagttttgtagaacaaaagtatgtttggaaacttgaaatattatttacttgttttctatgtttttaaatatgcttaaaaataacttttatgtatagtactttatttttaatcattctccttgtataattattttttaaaacagctTTCAAAGAACcagtgaaaacaattgaaaacaactaaaagatgttatcaggaaacactatttttttatttttaaaaaaactgaaatttattttctttttttgattgcTAAAggtgtttttctattttattattctgAAGAacacaaaattgttttcaaaaatagttgccaaacaaggccttattttatgtttttaagagtGGAACACTGTTCCCTATTTCCagattgtcaaacatgtttttctgtttttttgttcttaaaaaaagaaaactattttttttagaacagttaACAAACAGACCCATATTCTTTGGTTTCTCTCTTTTATGGTTGTTCAGTACTCACATAACTTATACTATTCATGAGGCATTGTAGCATTATCTGACAGTAGCCATGTGGACATATCAGTCAGATACTGCAGGTGTGAGAGTCCCAGAGCTTGACTTGGAGCTGGCTAGTGGCACTTTGGGTGGAGTTGTTACAACTGTTGAAGGCTTGATTacaaaaatttgtgaaagtgaGTGTTTTTTCACTTTTGCATTCCATTTTGATTCCTTTTTTCATATGCTAAACATGAAAATTTCCTTTGCCACACTCTCAAATACGTTGTTTAAGGCTCAAGGCACATTGTGACGTGAGGGTCTTGAGTCTGAGGCATGCACCTGGTTGAAAGAACTCCTGGTTGAGAAATATAGAACTAGTGTGCTTTAGACAAAACGCACACAGAAAGCAAAAACAGCCATGGTGTTGAATTAgcgaaattttttataaaattacatTCATGGAGTTTCTGAAGAACAGCAGAATAGTTTTTGCAGTTTGAACAGgaaatagattttctttttcatttttcctttttaacaaAAGAAGGAAGTTGCCATGGTTATGGCATGGCTGTATATATGGGCTTGGAACCTCGTTCATGGGTatgaaaacagagcaaaagAAGACCTAGAGAGGGTACCTTAACTGCTGGTGTTGTTCAGTGATAGAAGAATTTATTAAGGGGCAGCTTTATGTGACAGTGAACTATCTTTCCTAGTGGTTTCTTGTGTTTTATAGACTCCAACAAAAGCAAGTTCAAGAGAggcaaaaccttttttttattataagtaAATGCAATTGTATTAAGAAAGCCAAAAAAATACACCTAAAAGTATGTATGATGTATATAAGGCTAAAAGGCTAAAAAAGAGAAGGAATTCTAAATTCACATAGTTGTGCGTCCTTGGTTGAAAGGTCATTCTTCCTCTTCCCATGTCATTAGGTTCACCTGATTTTAGGCTTTAATTTAGGCTGTATGGCTCCTTATCATGGATTAAGGTCCATTGGATCATgactgaaaaaggaaaaatggataATGTCTTGTGGAACTGACTAATTTCCATTAAGTAgctatttcttttaaatgtttgatgAGATAGTCCAACCGATTGGTATGACTGCTTAAGAATGTAATCTGTACATGTTGTAgttcattttataaattttcttatatgtGCATTTGTGTTCTTTTGTAAtattgtgcatttttttttatgtgcattggtgttttttttttttttttgtaatattgtgcatttttttgtaataaataaattttatttcatgtgtATGCTCAATGATTAATTATACAAAAGATTTTATGAAGTATTATTACTGTTAAAGTCGAAGAATTTTTAATGTTCCACTGTTGAACCAGGTTGGTTcctcaaaagaatttttaattattagaggCTAttaatttatgagatattgattGTTGATAGTCCTTTGCACATCAAACATATTCCTGGACATGCAGTGGTGCACACAACACGATTCTGTATTTagtttattctattttaaaattgggtCATGTAAGTGGA is a genomic window of Vitis riparia cultivar Riparia Gloire de Montpellier isolate 1030 chromosome 1, EGFV_Vit.rip_1.0, whole genome shotgun sequence containing:
- the LOC117921521 gene encoding LOW QUALITY PROTEIN: zinc finger protein ZPR1-like (The sequence of the model RefSeq protein was modified relative to this genomic sequence to represent the inferred CDS: deleted 2 bases in 1 codon), whose amino-acid sequence is MEKSGEQMVDVRSVVEAISTDNEDAPLYQVESLCMRCTQNGTTRFLFTEIPHFRKILLSAFECPHCGERNNEVQFAGELQPRGCSYSLHFSAGDQKMLNRQVVKSESATIKIPELDFEIPPEAQRGSLSTVEGILTKAVDDLQALQEERKKVDSQTAEAIDQFLLKLKACATGDSSFTFNLDDPAGNSFIENPFAPSPDPSLTIKFYKRSPEQQASLGYLVDSSQLGESCDEESIKEVRNTSSMKREPHGSIGAAAGHRAIAQVNSAEIAENLFRYSTPEEVMTFPSTCGACAARCETRMFVTNIPYFQEVIVMASSCDGCGYRNSELKPGGRIPDKGKKITVCVKNVNDLSRDVIKSDTAGVRVPELDLELASGTLGGVVTTVEGLITKICENLERVHGFTFGDSLDDSKRSKWQDFRVRLSKLLSLDEPWTLIIDDALANSFVAPTTDDIKDDHQLTFEEYERSWEQNEELGLNDMDTSSADAAYN